A single Methylomonas sp. AM2-LC DNA region contains:
- a CDS encoding multidrug efflux RND transporter permease subunit has protein sequence MDKFTNFFIDRPIFAAVLSIVIVLMGGLALITLPIAQYPEIAPPTVVVTTSYPGADAKVVAETVATPIEQEVNGVEDMLYMSSQSTNSGNMALTITFKPGTNLDKSQVLVQNRVALAEPRLPDEVKRQGISVKKRSPDLSLVVNLVSPDKSYDSIYLSNYALLQIKDTLARLPGVGDIIVFGARDYSMRLWLNPEKIAARNLTAAEVVAAVREQNVQVAAGVVGQQPSPNNAEFQYTVTTLGRLSKPEQFENIVIKQGETGQVTRLKDVARIEMGAKDYNSGLFLDGEPTVGLAIFQLPGSNALDTKKAIVQAMEKLKTRFPEGLEYQVVYDTVVFIQQSIDAVVKTLFEAIVLVVIVVIIFLQNWRAALIPLLAVPVSLIGTFAVMSAMGLSLNTLSLFGLVLAIGIVVDDAIVVVENVERHIAEGLSAKLATRKAMHEVIGPIIATALVLVAVFVPTAFITGVSGAFYKQFALTIAVSTVISAFNSVTLSPALCALLLDKAHGEKDAFTRLVDHLLGWFFVRFNWFFDLFSQGYSRLVGRLIRMSSIVLLVYAGLIGLDYFVFQQVPAGFIPQQDQGYLILYAQLPDSASLSRTQEVVQQANRVILETPGMGHVNEYAGWSVMTGSSQSNVATLFARLAPFEKRAGHPELYADAVIKDLTQRLEKIADARIAVFAPPPIRGMSTVGGFKLQILDRSNVGVDELQRVTAEMIAKGNQQAGLVGLFTTFRSGVPQLFVDVDRTRAKSMGIPLQDIFDTLQIYLGSLYINDFNTFGRSYQVVAQADASYRMKPEDIAELKTKNDRGGMVPLGAILDVNEISGPDKITRYNMYPTAEINGSTLPGVSSGQAISIMDKLLSAELPPGFDFEWTEITLQQVLAGNVAFLVFPLSVIFVFLALAAQYESWSLPFAVILIVPMCILSSLTGIWIRHLDNNIFTQIGLIVLVGLASKNAILIIEFAKRRQESGASPMSAATEAARIRLRPILMTSFAFIMGVFPLVVATGAGAESRQVLGTAVFSGMIGVTLFGLLLTPVFFVTVQTLTQRIRTNRSKPASLDSQHSDSDSAL, from the coding sequence ATGGATAAATTTACCAATTTTTTTATAGATAGACCTATATTTGCAGCAGTGTTGTCTATTGTAATTGTGTTGATGGGTGGTTTGGCCTTGATAACCCTGCCAATTGCACAATATCCTGAAATTGCACCGCCTACCGTGGTAGTGACAACCTCCTATCCCGGTGCTGATGCGAAAGTCGTTGCGGAAACTGTAGCAACACCCATTGAACAGGAAGTGAATGGTGTGGAAGATATGTTGTATATGTCTTCACAGTCTACAAATAGCGGGAATATGGCGTTAACCATTACCTTTAAACCCGGCACTAATTTGGATAAATCTCAGGTTTTAGTGCAAAACCGCGTGGCATTAGCTGAGCCAAGATTGCCTGATGAAGTTAAACGTCAGGGTATTAGTGTCAAAAAACGCAGTCCAGATTTAAGCTTGGTAGTGAATCTGGTTTCACCTGATAAAAGCTATGACAGCATTTATTTAAGTAATTATGCTTTGTTGCAAATTAAAGACACTCTGGCCAGATTACCCGGTGTCGGTGATATTATTGTATTCGGTGCGCGTGATTATAGTATGCGCTTATGGCTAAATCCCGAAAAAATTGCGGCACGTAATTTGACGGCTGCTGAAGTGGTTGCCGCTGTTCGCGAACAAAATGTGCAAGTGGCTGCAGGTGTAGTTGGGCAGCAACCTTCACCCAATAATGCCGAATTTCAATACACAGTAACGACTTTGGGGCGATTGTCGAAACCAGAACAATTTGAAAATATTGTTATTAAGCAAGGTGAAACTGGACAAGTTACTCGTTTGAAGGACGTAGCGCGGATTGAAATGGGCGCAAAAGACTATAATTCTGGCCTGTTTCTGGATGGTGAGCCGACGGTTGGTTTAGCCATTTTTCAGCTTCCGGGTTCCAATGCACTGGATACCAAAAAAGCCATTGTTCAGGCAATGGAAAAATTGAAAACGCGTTTTCCTGAGGGACTTGAGTATCAGGTGGTTTATGATACGGTAGTCTTTATCCAACAATCTATTGATGCAGTAGTTAAAACTCTGTTCGAAGCCATAGTTTTGGTGGTGATCGTTGTCATCATTTTTTTGCAAAATTGGCGTGCAGCACTTATTCCTTTGTTGGCCGTTCCGGTATCTTTAATAGGGACTTTTGCCGTCATGTCTGCGATGGGCTTATCGCTCAATACCTTGTCATTATTTGGGTTGGTGTTAGCTATCGGCATTGTGGTCGATGATGCTATTGTGGTGGTAGAAAATGTCGAACGACATATTGCTGAAGGATTGTCTGCTAAGCTGGCCACTCGTAAGGCTATGCATGAGGTAATCGGGCCAATTATTGCTACTGCATTGGTATTGGTTGCCGTTTTTGTACCCACTGCTTTTATCACTGGTGTTTCTGGGGCATTCTACAAGCAGTTTGCCTTGACTATCGCCGTATCAACGGTTATTTCTGCCTTTAATTCGGTCACCTTAAGTCCTGCTTTATGTGCTTTATTGTTAGATAAAGCGCATGGAGAAAAGGATGCATTTACCCGTTTGGTCGATCATTTACTCGGCTGGTTTTTTGTGCGCTTTAACTGGTTTTTTGATTTGTTTAGTCAGGGTTACTCCAGATTAGTGGGACGTTTGATACGTATGTCTAGCATTGTCTTATTGGTCTATGCGGGATTAATTGGGTTGGATTATTTTGTCTTTCAGCAGGTGCCTGCTGGATTTATCCCTCAGCAGGATCAAGGGTATCTGATTCTATATGCACAACTGCCTGATTCAGCATCCTTGTCACGTACTCAGGAGGTTGTGCAACAAGCCAATCGCGTTATTTTGGAAACTCCAGGCATGGGGCATGTCAATGAATATGCAGGTTGGTCGGTAATGACGGGTTCAAGTCAATCGAATGTCGCTACATTATTTGCCCGCCTTGCTCCGTTTGAAAAACGTGCTGGCCATCCTGAGTTATATGCAGACGCAGTCATCAAAGATTTGACGCAGCGCTTAGAAAAAATTGCCGATGCGCGTATTGCTGTGTTTGCACCTCCACCGATACGCGGTATGAGTACGGTAGGCGGTTTTAAATTACAAATATTGGATCGATCAAATGTTGGGGTGGATGAATTGCAACGGGTAACTGCCGAGATGATCGCCAAAGGTAATCAACAAGCAGGATTGGTGGGGTTATTTACGACTTTTCGCTCTGGTGTGCCTCAGTTGTTTGTCGATGTCGATCGTACACGTGCTAAATCTATGGGTATACCTTTACAGGATATATTCGATACATTGCAAATTTATTTGGGGTCGCTCTATATTAATGATTTTAATACTTTTGGTCGTAGTTATCAGGTGGTGGCGCAGGCAGACGCTAGCTATAGGATGAAACCTGAAGATATTGCCGAACTTAAAACCAAAAATGATCGTGGTGGCATGGTGCCTTTGGGCGCGATTTTGGATGTTAATGAGATCAGTGGTCCCGATAAAATTACACGATACAATATGTATCCAACTGCCGAAATCAATGGTAGTACGTTACCGGGTGTCAGTTCTGGACAAGCTATCTCTATCATGGATAAATTGTTAAGTGCTGAATTGCCTCCCGGATTTGATTTTGAATGGACAGAAATAACCTTGCAACAGGTTTTAGCTGGAAATGTGGCGTTTTTAGTGTTTCCACTCAGTGTTATATTCGTGTTTTTAGCTCTTGCCGCGCAATATGAGAGTTGGTCTCTACCCTTCGCGGTCATTTTGATCGTACCCATGTGTATTCTATCGTCACTAACAGGGATATGGATAAGGCATTTAGATAATAATATTTTTACCCAGATTGGATTAATTGTATTGGTAGGGTTAGCCAGTAAAAATGCTATTTTGATTATCGAATTTGCCAAACGTCGTCAAGAATCAGGCGCTAGTCCGATGTCGGCGGCTACTGAAGCGGCGCGCATTAGGCTTAGACCCATACTAATGACCTCGTTTGCTTTTATTATGGGGGTGTTTCCACTGGTTGTTGCTACCGGTGCGGGTGCTGAATCTCGGCAAGTATTAGGAACGGCGGTATTTAGTGGCATGATAGGCGTTACGCTGTTTGGATTACTGTTAACGCCAGTATTTTTTGTAACCGTACAGACTCTTACCCAGCGCATTCGTACTAATCGTTCCAAACCGGCCTCATTAGACTCTCAACATTCTGATTCGGATAGTGCGTTATGA
- the hpnA gene encoding hopanoid-associated sugar epimerase, translated as MSNITFLTGSTGFIGAAVARLLIAKGHNLRVLTRANNDRRNIKGLDVEIIEGDLAKPESYSHALQDCNYLFHVAADYRIWVPDANAMHRVNVEGSRALMLAALDAGVERIVYTSSVATLGLHKNGTPATENTVSTVSDMVGIYKQSKFLAEAEVRKLITDEKLPAIIVNPSSPIGPRDIKPTPTGRIIVDSIKGRIPAYVDTGLNIVHVDDVANGHWLAFERGQIGQRYILGGENLSLCDILGIIAEIENRPAPRIKLPCKAILPLAFGMELAARLTGREPMISRDALSMAKNKMFFNSTKAELELGYSARPAREAIHDAINWFRAEGYCE; from the coding sequence ATGTCCAATATTACTTTTCTTACCGGCTCAACTGGCTTTATTGGCGCAGCTGTAGCACGCCTATTAATTGCCAAAGGCCATAACCTGCGTGTATTAACTCGCGCCAACAATGATCGTAGAAACATAAAAGGACTAGATGTCGAAATCATAGAAGGTGATTTGGCTAAACCTGAATCTTATAGTCACGCATTGCAAGATTGTAACTACCTATTCCATGTCGCAGCCGACTACAGGATATGGGTACCAGACGCAAACGCCATGCATCGAGTAAATGTTGAAGGTTCTCGCGCTTTAATGCTGGCGGCTCTGGATGCCGGCGTTGAACGTATAGTTTATACCAGCTCGGTTGCAACCTTAGGTCTGCATAAAAACGGTACCCCCGCCACTGAAAATACTGTCTCTACCGTTTCGGACATGGTTGGCATCTATAAACAATCGAAATTTCTAGCTGAAGCAGAAGTTCGTAAACTTATTACAGATGAGAAATTACCGGCCATCATTGTTAACCCTTCATCCCCGATTGGACCACGCGACATTAAACCTACACCTACTGGGCGCATTATTGTTGATTCAATCAAAGGTCGCATACCGGCTTATGTAGACACCGGTTTAAATATTGTGCACGTTGACGATGTTGCTAATGGACACTGGTTAGCGTTCGAACGTGGACAGATTGGCCAACGCTATATTTTGGGCGGGGAAAATTTATCACTTTGCGATATTTTAGGGATTATTGCGGAAATTGAAAACCGTCCAGCACCTAGAATTAAATTACCCTGCAAAGCTATACTCCCACTCGCATTTGGAATGGAACTTGCCGCACGTTTAACGGGTCGTGAGCCCATGATTAGCCGTGATGCACTGAGTATGGCAAAAAACAAAATGTTTTTTAACTCAACAAAAGCTGAGCTGGAACTAGGTTATTCAGCGCGCCCTGCGCGCGAAGCCATACATGACGCCATCAACTGGTTTCGCGCTGAAGGTTATTGCGAATAA
- a CDS encoding ATP-dependent Clp protease proteolytic subunit produces MESEQVKNKKKIKQPPVLFAKTQTLIKNISNELGSPVISYWNNPRGSVCANDVIALNALLEKLGHNETLYFFIKSDGGNGQASLRMVNLLRQYCTRLVALVPHECASAATMIAIGADQILMGPTAFLTAVDTSLNHSLSPVDRDNARVSVSLDELNRVVKRWQSQAGQNSTNPYASIFEYIHPLVVGAVDRAESLSIMLCKEILFYHIKDKEKALEIATTLNSKYPSHSYPILMDEAKEIGLNVGSLPRKINSMLLNLNILYSEMGQKAITDHSEILSHGNEILNIHETNGVQLFYQNDKDWFYRTEERRWITMNDESSWRIVENIDGKIKKSILHIS; encoded by the coding sequence ATGGAAAGTGAACAGGTAAAAAACAAAAAGAAAATTAAACAACCACCTGTTTTATTTGCAAAAACGCAGACCCTGATAAAAAATATTTCAAATGAGCTCGGAAGCCCTGTAATTTCATATTGGAACAATCCGCGTGGCTCAGTGTGTGCGAATGATGTAATTGCTTTAAACGCCCTTCTAGAAAAATTAGGGCATAATGAAACATTATATTTTTTTATAAAGTCTGATGGTGGAAACGGACAAGCATCCCTTCGGATGGTAAATCTTCTTCGTCAGTATTGCACTCGATTGGTTGCACTAGTGCCTCATGAGTGCGCCTCAGCAGCAACAATGATAGCTATTGGCGCTGATCAAATCCTAATGGGACCAACAGCATTTCTTACGGCTGTCGATACTTCACTTAATCACTCGCTATCCCCTGTTGACCGGGATAACGCTAGAGTCAGCGTTAGTCTCGATGAGTTGAATAGGGTTGTAAAGAGATGGCAATCTCAAGCTGGTCAAAATTCAACCAATCCTTACGCGAGCATCTTTGAGTACATTCACCCGTTAGTCGTTGGCGCAGTTGATAGAGCTGAATCGCTTTCAATAATGCTTTGCAAAGAAATCCTCTTTTACCATATTAAAGACAAGGAAAAAGCGCTAGAAATTGCTACTACCTTAAACTCGAAATATCCATCTCACTCATATCCAATTCTAATGGATGAAGCAAAAGAAATAGGGCTAAATGTTGGCTCACTTCCAAGAAAAATTAATTCAATGCTTCTAAATCTCAACATTCTATATAGCGAGATGGGGCAAAAGGCTATCACAGATCATAGTGAAATCCTTTCGCATGGTAATGAAATTCTCAATATTCATGAGACTAATGGCGTTCAATTGTTCTATCAAAATGATAAAGACTGGTTCTATAGAACAGAAGAGCGACGGTGGATAACCATGAATGATGAAAGTAGCTGGAGAATTGTTGAAAACATTGATGGAAAGATAAAAAAATCAATACTGCATATATCGTAA
- a CDS encoding flagellar brake protein, producing MKNETDYLISHPKQVVNHLTELMTKKCIISAQFGDHNLSFLTVLLEIDAKAKEIKLDCAPNEQLNNQLLNAVKVLFRTEYEGIKVSFRGHKIKKSVLDGSPVLSMPLPDAIFWLQRRNFYRVKIPHFHTGSFCRISLSLENAENETFIDTQDFKLLDLGIRGFSILVTNTALESKFTPDSEAMTCNLYLHERSSGSLSFIVKYIKQVKTSPTTNGLRLGCLLTDIPPAFESVMQLYMQDIERQLKGVGQ from the coding sequence ATGAAAAACGAGACTGATTATCTTATTAGCCACCCCAAACAGGTAGTTAATCATTTAACGGAGTTAATGACCAAAAAATGTATTATTTCAGCACAATTTGGCGATCATAATTTGTCTTTTCTAACCGTTTTACTTGAGATTGATGCAAAAGCCAAAGAGATTAAACTTGATTGCGCGCCAAACGAACAACTAAACAATCAGCTATTAAATGCTGTAAAAGTATTATTTCGTACCGAGTATGAAGGGATAAAGGTTTCTTTTAGAGGCCATAAAATCAAAAAATCAGTGCTTGATGGCTCACCTGTGCTGAGCATGCCCTTACCGGATGCCATTTTCTGGTTACAACGCCGCAATTTTTACCGCGTAAAAATTCCGCATTTTCATACTGGTAGCTTTTGCAGAATCTCATTGAGCCTGGAAAACGCTGAAAACGAAACATTTATCGATACTCAAGACTTCAAATTGCTTGATTTAGGCATCCGTGGGTTTTCTATATTAGTTACTAACACTGCCCTAGAAAGCAAATTTACTCCCGATTCTGAAGCAATGACATGTAACCTGTATCTACACGAACGCAGTTCTGGTTCCCTAAGTTTCATCGTAAAATATATCAAACAGGTAAAAACCAGCCCAACAACTAATGGACTAAGACTTGGCTGCTTGTTAACTGACATTCCTCCTGCTTTCGAATCCGTTATGCAATTATATATGCAAGATATTGAAAGACAGTTAAAAGGTGTTGGACAATAA
- a CDS encoding efflux RND transporter periplasmic adaptor subunit → MDIKLRISTMDVQKSKILNLKKKSSRFILSLVLPVIISGCTRSESGTNSETPPPPLVKIAQPLQLNTTDWDEYTGRIEAVSSVDIRARVGGYLEKINFTAGEKVNKGDLLFLIDQKPYKAQMNFASAELERAKTRQELAKNDLQRAENLFREKAISTEEFDTRSKGWREAIAAVASAEANLYTAKINLDYCEIRAPISGSIGRELMTAGNLVTGGDTTILTTIVSTDPIYVYVDADEQSVLKYRRQVQKNSHGSVDLKGTPIDLAVADETDYPHQGHIDYVSPREDAATGTVTLRGVFSNKDELLSPGFFARVRVRGSSAYQAMLIPDRAIATDQAQRFVWVMNLQNQVEYRKVILGVRMGQMRVIKQGLDSGEWVIVEGLQKLKPSIIVNPERITLSDKEAGV, encoded by the coding sequence ATGGACATAAAATTGCGAATATCGACTATGGATGTGCAAAAAAGTAAGATTCTAAATCTTAAGAAAAAGTCAAGTCGGTTTATTTTAAGTTTGGTGTTACCGGTAATTATTAGTGGTTGTACTCGCTCAGAATCTGGAACCAATTCAGAAACTCCACCACCGCCTCTGGTAAAAATAGCACAACCTTTGCAGCTAAATACGACAGACTGGGATGAATATACAGGACGAATTGAGGCCGTCAGTTCTGTTGATATTCGCGCCAGAGTTGGCGGCTATCTGGAAAAAATAAACTTTACTGCAGGTGAAAAAGTTAATAAAGGCGATTTATTGTTTTTGATTGATCAAAAACCTTATAAAGCGCAAATGAACTTTGCTAGTGCCGAATTAGAAAGAGCCAAAACCAGACAGGAATTAGCCAAAAATGATTTACAGCGTGCCGAAAACCTGTTCCGCGAAAAAGCAATTTCTACCGAAGAGTTTGATACTCGCAGCAAAGGTTGGCGAGAAGCAATTGCAGCAGTCGCTTCTGCTGAGGCAAATTTATATACTGCAAAAATCAATCTAGATTATTGTGAAATTCGTGCGCCTATTTCTGGGAGTATTGGTCGAGAGTTAATGACGGCCGGAAATTTGGTCACTGGTGGCGATACGACTATCTTAACCACTATCGTCTCCACCGATCCTATCTATGTGTATGTCGATGCCGATGAACAATCTGTTTTGAAATATCGGCGACAAGTTCAAAAAAATTCGCATGGCAGCGTAGATTTGAAAGGCACGCCTATTGATCTTGCTGTCGCTGATGAAACCGATTATCCCCATCAAGGGCACATTGATTATGTGTCTCCTCGCGAAGATGCCGCTACCGGTACCGTTACGTTACGTGGTGTGTTTTCAAACAAGGACGAATTATTAAGTCCGGGATTTTTTGCACGTGTACGCGTGCGGGGTAGTTCTGCTTATCAAGCAATGTTAATCCCTGATCGCGCTATTGCGACTGATCAGGCACAACGTTTTGTTTGGGTGATGAATCTGCAAAATCAGGTGGAATATCGCAAAGTCATTCTCGGCGTACGTATGGGGCAAATGCGGGTAATAAAACAGGGATTGGACAGTGGTGAATGGGTGATAGTGGAAGGACTGCAAAAACTTAAACCCAGTATTATTGTTAATCCTGAGCGAATTACCTTGAGTGACAAAGAGGCAGGTGTTTAG
- a CDS encoding HD domain-containing phosphohydrolase: MTDQNILAQLEMLIDIGIALSDEHDVEILLEKILLCAKSITAADGGTLYRIEENNIVARIIHSESLKIHLGGSSENAVNLPKMPLYHADGSINLSHVVCYSFHKHCVVNIPDVYSTTDDFDFSGPKQFDKQYSYVTKSLLTIPLKNHKGQVIGVLQLVNALDPTTKTVIGFNAVSQKITTAMAAQAAIVLTQQQLIIDLENLFQSLVKLIATAIDKKSPYTGAHSKRVPILTMMLADAVHETDDGLFKDFSLSPADRKELEVAAWLHDCGKITTPEFVMDKATKLETIFDRIQLIETRFEVLKRDKEIAMLKQKVFALENNQLWDIHIEQQFNDMLSQIEMDLAFIKHSNFGTESMSANDQERIHQLSQVSWKLHQQVLPLLSEDEVNNLCIFRGTLTDKERKIINNHINATIDMLESINFPTHLKNVPEFAGGHHERMDGKGYPKGLRREQMSVQARIMGIADVFEALMDADRPYKKGKKLSEALAILKSMKENGHIDPDLYEVFIDKKVYKHYVDLYVPAEQIDVD; this comes from the coding sequence ATGACTGACCAGAATATTCTTGCCCAGCTTGAAATGCTGATTGACATTGGCATTGCATTATCGGATGAACATGATGTAGAAATACTGCTAGAGAAAATTTTGCTTTGTGCAAAGTCTATTACGGCGGCAGACGGCGGCACACTTTATCGAATTGAAGAAAACAATATCGTTGCACGTATTATTCACTCCGAAAGCCTAAAGATCCACCTAGGCGGCAGCTCCGAAAACGCAGTCAATTTGCCTAAAATGCCTCTTTACCATGCAGATGGCAGCATCAATCTTAGCCATGTTGTGTGTTATTCATTTCATAAACATTGCGTAGTCAACATTCCTGATGTGTACAGCACAACGGATGATTTTGATTTTTCTGGCCCTAAACAGTTTGATAAGCAATATAGCTACGTCACTAAATCATTACTGACTATTCCTTTAAAAAATCATAAAGGTCAGGTGATTGGTGTTTTACAACTGGTAAATGCCTTAGATCCCACTACCAAAACAGTGATTGGCTTTAACGCAGTTTCACAAAAAATCACCACGGCAATGGCTGCTCAAGCGGCCATAGTTCTTACCCAACAGCAACTAATTATTGATCTTGAAAACTTATTTCAATCATTAGTTAAATTGATTGCTACTGCGATTGACAAAAAATCACCTTATACGGGTGCGCACTCAAAACGGGTACCTATATTAACCATGATGTTGGCTGATGCTGTCCATGAAACTGATGACGGCTTATTTAAAGACTTTTCTTTAAGCCCTGCTGATCGCAAGGAACTGGAAGTTGCTGCCTGGCTGCATGATTGCGGAAAAATTACCACGCCAGAGTTTGTGATGGATAAAGCCACTAAACTGGAAACTATTTTTGATCGCATACAACTGATTGAAACTCGTTTTGAAGTATTAAAACGCGATAAGGAAATTGCCATGCTGAAACAAAAAGTTTTTGCATTGGAAAATAATCAGCTTTGGGATATCCATATTGAGCAACAATTTAATGACATGCTCAGTCAAATAGAAATGGATCTGGCCTTTATCAAACATAGCAACTTCGGCACTGAATCCATGTCGGCTAATGATCAAGAGCGCATTCATCAACTGAGTCAGGTTAGCTGGAAATTGCATCAACAAGTCTTGCCACTGCTATCAGAAGACGAAGTTAATAATTTATGCATTTTTCGCGGCACACTGACGGATAAAGAGCGCAAAATCATCAATAATCATATTAATGCCACCATCGATATGTTGGAATCTATAAACTTTCCAACACACTTAAAAAATGTACCTGAATTTGCAGGAGGCCATCACGAACGCATGGACGGCAAGGGTTATCCCAAAGGTTTAAGGCGCGAACAAATGTCTGTTCAAGCACGTATTATGGGCATTGCTGATGTATTTGAGGCGTTGATGGATGCGGATCGACCTTATAAAAAAGGTAAAAAACTCTCTGAAGCATTGGCCATTTTAAAAAGCATGAAAGAAAACGGCCATATAGATCCAGATTTGTATGAAGTATTTATTGATAAAAAAGTGTACAAACACTATGTGGATTTATATGTGCCTGCAGAACAAATTGATGTGGATTAA
- a CDS encoding efflux transporter outer membrane subunit, translating into MIYVTGIPLTKKTIGRRIDSKSRSLLLLSCLFLNACAVGPDYQQPQSPVPDSFANGTHAEFSTDNIEVGWWKLFNDQQLVELINQTVAHNYQIQAARATLSEARALYLETGLNLLPQISSHANYNNLNRSVSALNGRAFAPRPLDLYNTGFDATWEADFFGRIRRNVEASNDEVETQEASLRDIGVSLIAEVARNYFQLRGLQQQLEVAEKNAENQAETLALTRIKLDNGRGTELDTSRALAQLETTRATIPGLKTAVFQSIHRLSVLSGQIPSALNDKLSPPQKLPLAPESIQIGNPEQLLKRRPDIRIAERLLAAATARIGVATADFFPRVMFVGNMSIEGSTLANITGPGSNTYAFGPRISWAFLDLGRVYARVKAAGAREEASLANYQQTVLNALEETENALVAYNQERIRRSALATAAHASEKANQLAHLRYQAGVADFLTVLDTELRLLQDQSELAQSETSVATALTAVYKALGGGWETAVEDSAVVPVN; encoded by the coding sequence ATGATATACGTTACTGGAATACCTTTGACTAAAAAGACTATAGGCCGAAGAATAGATAGCAAAAGTCGTAGTTTACTGCTACTGAGTTGTTTGTTTTTAAATGCCTGCGCAGTAGGTCCCGATTATCAGCAACCGCAATCCCCTGTGCCGGATAGTTTTGCTAACGGCACACATGCTGAGTTTTCTACTGATAATATTGAGGTGGGTTGGTGGAAATTGTTCAATGATCAACAGTTGGTTGAGCTGATCAATCAGACCGTGGCGCATAATTATCAAATACAAGCCGCTCGTGCCACTTTGTCCGAAGCCAGAGCACTTTATTTGGAGACGGGCTTAAATTTGCTGCCGCAAATCAGCTCCCACGCCAACTATAATAATCTTAACCGAAGTGTTTCTGCATTGAATGGCCGAGCCTTTGCGCCCCGTCCATTGGATTTATATAACACTGGTTTTGATGCAACTTGGGAAGCGGATTTCTTTGGACGTATACGGCGGAATGTTGAAGCCAGTAATGATGAAGTTGAAACTCAGGAGGCCAGTTTACGCGATATAGGTGTCAGTTTAATAGCTGAAGTGGCCAGAAATTATTTTCAACTTCGTGGTTTACAACAGCAACTTGAGGTGGCTGAAAAGAATGCCGAGAATCAGGCAGAGACGCTTGCACTGACTCGAATCAAACTTGACAACGGTCGAGGTACCGAGCTTGATACCTCAAGAGCTTTGGCGCAACTAGAAACAACGCGTGCCACTATACCGGGTTTAAAAACAGCAGTTTTCCAGTCAATACATCGCCTTAGTGTGCTGAGCGGGCAAATACCGAGTGCTTTAAATGACAAGTTATCTCCCCCGCAAAAGTTACCGCTTGCGCCCGAAAGCATACAAATAGGTAATCCAGAGCAATTATTAAAGCGTCGTCCTGATATTCGTATTGCTGAGCGCTTATTGGCAGCAGCTACCGCACGTATTGGCGTGGCCACCGCAGACTTTTTTCCGCGAGTGATGTTTGTAGGTAATATGTCAATTGAAGGTAGTACTCTAGCAAATATAACGGGACCTGGGTCAAATACTTATGCTTTTGGCCCTAGAATCAGCTGGGCATTTCTTGATTTGGGCAGAGTTTATGCGCGTGTTAAGGCCGCTGGTGCTCGTGAGGAAGCTAGTTTAGCCAACTATCAGCAAACTGTGCTAAATGCTTTGGAGGAAACCGAAAATGCTTTGGTTGCTTATAATCAGGAGCGTATCCGCCGTTCGGCATTAGCTACAGCCGCTCATGCCAGTGAAAAAGCTAACCAATTAGCCCATTTGCGCTATCAGGCTGGTGTGGCAGATTTTTTAACGGTGTTGGATACAGAGCTTAGATTATTACAGGATCAAAGCGAATTGGCTCAGAGCGAAACCTCTGTGGCTACTGCATTAACGGCAGTGTATAAAGCATTGGGTGGCGGTTGGGAAACTGCTGTGGAAGATAGTGCGGTAGTGCCTGTTAATTAG
- a CDS encoding TetR/AcrR family transcriptional regulator — protein MIRCGRPCKGDEQLSRDRLLDSAKQLFLEYGYGNLSMEVMAKEARVSLRTIYNQFDGKAGIFGALIKRCSDQFIDSLPCDGSPEEALTSFARVFLFRMTRPDAFRIRAILIGESARFPDLAFQYYEHGPRRTLAYLTEFFRNQQLAGFITQIPPEFLSDQFLSTLRGERFHRLQLGLEPAPDESETDVWAKEATTLFLRGCLVTTHQSES, from the coding sequence ATGATTAGATGTGGACGCCCCTGCAAGGGTGATGAGCAATTAAGCCGGGATCGACTACTCGACTCTGCCAAACAATTATTCTTGGAATATGGATACGGCAATCTCAGCATGGAAGTCATGGCCAAAGAGGCCCGTGTCTCGCTACGTACCATATACAATCAATTTGACGGCAAGGCAGGTATTTTCGGCGCACTGATAAAACGTTGCAGTGACCAGTTTATTGATAGCTTGCCTTGCGATGGATCTCCGGAAGAAGCATTAACTTCATTTGCCAGAGTATTTCTGTTTCGCATGACCCGCCCAGATGCATTTAGAATTCGGGCTATTTTGATTGGCGAATCTGCGCGTTTTCCAGATTTAGCTTTTCAATACTATGAACACGGTCCTCGTCGTACCCTAGCCTATCTAACAGAATTTTTTAGAAACCAGCAATTAGCCGGATTTATTACGCAAATACCTCCTGAGTTTTTGTCTGATCAGTTTCTAAGCACCTTACGGGGTGAACGTTTCCACCGTTTACAACTGGGTTTGGAACCAGCCCCCGATGAATCCGAAACTGATGTTTGGGCAAAAGAAGCCACTACCCTGTTTCTACGTGGTTGTTTGGTAACGACACATCAGAGTGAATCGTAG